A region of the Plectropomus leopardus isolate mb unplaced genomic scaffold, YSFRI_Pleo_2.0 unplaced_scaffold14047, whole genome shotgun sequence genome:
aaaatttaaataaatatgaagaaatgaaaatagctttccaggttttacaaagttaagGTTCCTCCCcagctgacactttctttgcactttttaagcaatttattttatcagcaataattaaaataaaatgctgatacagataattggcaaaatgttaaatatcggccccaataatcggcgAGGCAGATAATCTGTCAACCACTAATTGGTATATTATCTTAGGAAATAGCCTGTCATATTGATTCAGTATTTTATACATAAACGTCTAGTAAATACATCTGTACTTATTTAGTTATATTTGCCGTTTACTGTTTACCTTATTTCAACTGATACACCATATCCTGTTAATTCGcaacatttttataatacaGGTATACTTACAACACACATGAAAATAGATATAcaggtttaaaataatttcagcttacctgtttcatcatcatcactatcataaTTTATTGACACCTCAAAAAAATAGtgatacagaataaaataaaaccccaaTATAAGAGAAGAAACGTGAATGGTACACCCCAAATAAGCTACCTAAAGCTTTTGGGAGGGGGCCCTAAACAATTAACATATAACTCAAAAGAAGAACAATAGAAACACTACAGCCGAAACAATACGAACAAGACAAAAGATCCCAAAACATTCACTACATCTGCATTGATCCAAAAGAAGAGTCCCAGCACcaaagaacagaacagaacaaaacaaaatcaacatgaAGGTTGACTGccttgctgtaaaaaaaaaaaagaaaaagaaaaaaaaaagtagacaaACTCCTCGATGTTGAAATATTTACTATCTTTAATGTcttttgtttacatgctttgAGATCAACATGTTGTGTACGTGTTAGCATGTTTATATGTAGGCGTGTGATGTGCCCATATCCCTGTGTGCTAATCTGGAATCAGTTCTGTAGGATTTGTTATCATTCATGTAATTAGCATGCAGAGTCGGTATACCAGACCAGTGGATTAAAAAGATCAACCTGCGGCAATAGTTCAAAAGTCACTCAGTTCCATGGGAAAACTGCATACCTTGCCACTCGGGCCTTCACTGttacagcagagaaagagactgTAAATATCAGCTGGGTAGTGAATACAGATCtcacatgaaaatacacaacagCCTCAGATGGAGATGGAATTGAGTTATGTAACTTTTGCTGGGATGTTGTCTGAAAGATCATCAGTAACAAATGACACTCGAAGGGCtggaaatttaattttctgaccACCTTTTTATTGTGGCTGGTGGATTCCAAAATCGATTGCCACCTAATAAATCTAGTATCCACttacatattttaccagcaAATAGCTTGTTTGTTGGTTTATAAGATCCCCATTTGCTTTTGCATTGCAACAGCTGTTTTTCCTGGGGTCTACACAACTACATGGtgacaagacaaaaatacatattcacactgcacaacacaaacatacagcaaAATACACATCTACTATAAAAAGGACAATAACAGTTGACATAGTTTACATAACATTAAGAAAATAAGCCAGCTCTGAGTGAATCCATCATGATCTAACAGATGAATATAAAAATTCAACATACAATAAAATGCCCAGAAAAAACACTTACACGCCAAAGGATACTCCTTTATTTGTAACGTCCATTCTTGTATTGTCTGGTATATTACTATACATTGAACTGATGTCGTTTTGTAAAGCAAAACAACCTCCAGCAGCGAGCCTTGTTGAATAATTGTGTATATTTGCACTAAAGGACAGGTTTTTGGTGGGTGGTCCAACCCTGGACACATGTCAGATAATTAGTCGGGGTAGGTAAGCTGTCTATCAGGATTTCTTTTGTGACATTAACTCTGCCTCCTTCCAGCTTGCACTCGCCAGTTTCTTTGAGGATGGAGCTGACGACGACATAGTGACGCTTCCTCAGCCTGAGGGAGGCTCCTCAGTGTCCCGGTCTGCTGGGCCGAGGTAATGTTTACAGCTTGCCAGTGCTTTTATCAACACCACATTATTGGCACACTTATACAGTGTTATGTCCAAAAGTCCAGTTTAAAAAGCAAGCAGGGCCATTACTCTGTGCAGCTGTGTTCACATCAGTAAACTTTAAAGACTCATTGTTCAGTGATTTCATCCTGTAACCCAAAATTCAAGATAAATGTTTATTAGTTCTTGCTGAAATTCATTGTGTGTAATCACCACGATCACCTGCCCTTTCCTCATCACTCAGGACTCACAGGTCACCATCatactgctctgctgctgcccaGTAATCTCACTGGAAAATGCTCTACTAACTAGCTATAAAAAAGATTCAATATCTGTCCATGCTGAGCTGTCTCAGTTTATGCAGGAAATATAGATGCTGCAgacctttctttaaaaaaaagcatccgTGTACAAATCCCATGTTAATTTGTTATAAATTATGGTTCCTAAATGTTGGTAGTCATCAATTCAATGCAAacattcttaatttttctttctcattagCTCTCAGCCCAGAGTGACCTCCTTCAGAGATCTGATGcatgaggcagaggaggagagcgatGAGGAGGAAGGCCAAAGGTGAGTTAAATTCCCAGTATGTTGATCCGTCTTAAGTAAATGTGTTACTCACACTTACAGTGCCAGATGAAGAAGTGAGTGCATGTtgtattgagagtattttcactgctttaccttttcTTCAGACAGCCGGTTATGGGAAAGCTGCTAACgagaaaatgtagttttcataGTTCGAGAAAAATCACTGGCTTACATAAGTTGTAGATGCTCATTCATGGGCCTGGTTGAGTGTCACACTCAGACACTTCAGAGAGATTAAAGTGGACCCACTAATAATCAATGAATGAAGTCACTGCACAGTTGATTGCGTATTGTAACAGTAGCCCTCTGAGGTATTTTTGTCCTCAATGGTTGTGACAGTTGTTGAGGGCTGTAGTCGTGTCTGAGCTGTGCATCCTCACAGTCTTTTGATAGCAGAGAGTCACACCTAGCGGGGTGATTCCAGAATGCACCAAACTATTTTTGGTCTCAACTCATTCACTGTGAGCCGGTCGTTGGAGGTTTTTCTGCAGCATCAACAGATTCTGCTGGCGGGGCTCTGCTGTGGACTGGTTGTTAGGGGACTGTGTTCAGTATATAACATCCTGTTTTTACTACAGTTAGTAAGCATCTGAACTGAAAAGTACAGGTGTTATCTAGAGTTAGTAATACTGTCACATTATTTATCTTATcaccagttttgttttgtggtgcACAATGGGTGTATTATTTACTTGTTCTCACCTGTTTAGTATTGAGGCGTTAtttccttgtgtgttttttcgaTCTCCTCCTGCCAGCAAACTGACAGTAAGCAGATTAAAGTAATGCAGCACTGATGATGAAATACTTGAAATGGGGTACAGTGAAATGATGACAGAAATCTTGACAAAACCAAATGTAGGGTTCATGTTTATTGTGGTGGATTGTGTTACTCAGGCAATCTTTCAGGCCAGCTTGAAGTATTAATAAGTTACATGCAGTTTAGTTGAGCAGTGGTTATAGTTCCATTAGGCCATTTAAAtggactgctgtccttgtcccagtacaCAAGCCCTAGGGGAGAACTGATTTATTGACGGAAGTTTGTCCACTACACCACAGCAAGTGGAAATAT
Encoded here:
- the LOC121964107 gene encoding NSFL1 cofactor p47-like, which translates into the protein MASQEESVREFVAVTDVDEERARFFLESAGWNLQLALASFFEDGADDDIVTLPQPEGGSSVSRSAGPSSQPRVTSFRDLMHEAEEESDEEEGQ